In Sulfitobacter albidus, the following proteins share a genomic window:
- a CDS encoding GlsB/YeaQ/YmgE family stress response membrane protein has translation MTGLGWFAAIIVGALAGWIAEKIMKTDHSLIMNIILGIFGAIVFNWILVTIFGSTLGGWIGQLFVGTVGACLLIAAGSMIRNR, from the coding sequence ATGACGGGACTTGGTTGGTTTGCGGCGATAATCGTCGGTGCGTTGGCGGGATGGATTGCCGAAAAGATCATGAAAACGGATCATAGCCTGATCATGAACATCATTCTCGGCATCTTCGGGGCGATTGTATTCAATTGGATCCTTGTCACGATTTTCGGCTCCACCTTGGGGGGCTGGATCGGGCAACTGTTTGTCGGCACGGTCGGCGCCTGTCTGCTGATCGCGGCGGGCAGCATGATCCGGAACCGCTAG